In Bacillus sp. SB49, a single window of DNA contains:
- a CDS encoding DUF779 domain-containing protein, whose product MVERVKATAETYELLNKLKAKHGPVMFHQSGGCCDGSSPMCYEEGDLLIGSQDVLLGSIDDTPFYMNKKQFDYWKHTQLIIDVVDGRGGMFSLEGVEGKRFLTRSRAFTKEELEELKESESV is encoded by the coding sequence ATGGTGGAACGTGTGAAAGCGACAGCGGAGACGTATGAACTGCTGAATAAGCTGAAAGCGAAGCACGGACCAGTCATGTTCCATCAATCCGGGGGATGCTGCGACGGCAGTTCTCCTATGTGTTATGAAGAAGGGGATCTTTTGATCGGTAGTCAGGATGTGCTGCTCGGCAGCATTGATGATACGCCCTTCTACATGAACAAGAAGCAGTTCGATTATTGGAAGCATACGCAGCTGATCATTGATGTCGTGGATGGCCGGGGCGGAATGTTCTCCTTAGAGGGTGTAGAAGGCAAGCGTTTCCTGACGCGGTCCCGGGCCTTTACAAAAGAAGAGCTGGAAGAACTGAAGGAATCCGAGTCCGTCTAG
- a CDS encoding STAS domain-containing protein, with product MNTEYMYIGEKLINDHVMLSDKVEEIGRSEFPRGYNKTAAWEKLFVYLGEALLNGSGQVDDKVFRWAEEAAERKVEAGISLDQSLQTIGFVRRALWEVFETQIEGNRFSPSSILQVCKVVNPLIDKVALYFSQVYLENIRIETEKKETRLEELSVPVVPITEGVAVLPLIGEVDTIRAQWMMEHTLDKSTVLDLDFLFIDVSGVPVIDTVVAHYIYQVVHALELVGVHATLTGLRPETAKALVDMGIDFAHVHTKAGLHQALEEIGMYRHV from the coding sequence ATGAATACGGAGTACATGTATATCGGTGAAAAATTAATAAACGACCATGTCATGCTCTCAGACAAGGTGGAAGAGATTGGGAGATCGGAATTTCCGAGAGGGTATAACAAAACAGCTGCCTGGGAGAAACTGTTCGTTTATCTCGGAGAAGCGCTTCTGAATGGGAGCGGACAAGTAGACGATAAAGTGTTTCGTTGGGCGGAAGAGGCGGCGGAGAGGAAAGTGGAAGCCGGTATCTCGCTGGATCAATCACTTCAGACGATCGGATTTGTCCGCCGGGCTCTTTGGGAAGTTTTCGAAACCCAGATCGAAGGCAATCGGTTCTCCCCGAGTTCGATTCTTCAAGTATGTAAAGTTGTCAATCCGTTGATCGACAAGGTCGCCTTATACTTCAGTCAGGTATATTTAGAGAATATCCGGATAGAGACAGAAAAGAAAGAGACGCGTCTGGAAGAGTTATCTGTGCCGGTCGTACCGATTACAGAAGGAGTGGCTGTACTGCCATTAATCGGGGAAGTTGATACGATACGAGCGCAGTGGATGATGGAACACACACTTGATAAAAGTACCGTACTGGATTTGGATTTTCTTTTTATCGATGTGTCAGGAGTGCCGGTCATCGATACAGTGGTTGCTCATTATATCTATCAGGTCGTACATGCTCTCGAGCTTGTCGGCGTCCACGCAACATTGACAGGTCTGCGTCCGGAAACGGCAAAAGCGCTGGTGGATATGGGGATTGACTTTGCTCACGTCCATACTAAGGCTGGGCTGCACCAGGCTTTGGAGGAAATCGGAATGTACAGACATGTCTAG
- a CDS encoding 5'-3' exonuclease gives MTTTNRILLVDGMALLFRAFYATAMSNYYMINSKGTPTNAVYGMMKHLFRAIDTYQPTHVVCCWDMGSKTFRNDLYPEYKANRGGPPEELIPQFDLAKEVVASLDIPNIGQVGYEADDCMGTLSRVYSEHSQVFLLTGDQDLLQLLRPNVSVVLLQKGYGNYAEFHEDSFLEEKGITPAQMIDLKALMGDTSDNYPGVKGIGEKTALKLLLQYETIEGILENIEALTKGQKTKIEQNLDMLHLSRKLAAIHCEADVDCSLDDALFYIDDGKMKAKFEELEFKNWEKNIVGV, from the coding sequence ATGACGACTACAAACAGAATTTTACTCGTCGACGGAATGGCACTCTTATTCCGGGCTTTCTATGCGACAGCGATGAGTAATTACTATATGATCAACAGCAAAGGTACCCCTACGAATGCTGTATATGGGATGATGAAGCATTTGTTCCGTGCGATCGACACGTATCAGCCGACACACGTCGTGTGCTGTTGGGACATGGGCAGTAAAACGTTCCGTAACGATTTGTATCCAGAATATAAAGCGAACCGCGGAGGACCACCGGAAGAGTTGATTCCACAATTCGACCTTGCGAAGGAAGTAGTGGCTTCGCTGGATATTCCGAACATTGGACAGGTCGGTTATGAAGCGGATGATTGCATGGGGACGCTCAGCCGTGTGTACAGCGAGCATTCCCAAGTTTTCCTGCTCACAGGGGACCAGGATCTTCTTCAATTGCTTCGACCGAATGTAAGTGTCGTGCTGCTTCAGAAGGGGTACGGCAATTATGCGGAATTTCATGAAGACTCCTTCTTAGAGGAGAAGGGGATTACCCCCGCACAGATGATCGATTTGAAAGCGTTGATGGGAGATACGAGCGATAATTATCCAGGCGTTAAGGGAATAGGGGAGAAGACGGCTTTGAAGCTGCTGCTCCAATATGAAACCATCGAGGGAATCCTTGAGAATATCGAGGCTCTTACAAAAGGACAAAAGACGAAAATTGAACAGAATCTCGATATGCTTCATCTGTCGCGGAAGCTCGCAGCCATCCATTGTGAAGCGGACGTGGATTGTTCGTTAGATGATGCTTTGTTCTACATTGATGATGGTAAGATGAAAGCGAAGTTTGAGGAGCTGGAGTTTAAAAACTGGGAGAAGAACATCGTCGGTGTATAA
- a CDS encoding PD-(D/E)XK nuclease family protein, which translates to MFEVKPYPELSWSISRHKTMLQCLRKYAYDYYASHNGWLSQSDSLAKQAYRLKKITNLEMHFGSVVHDLIYQTIQQVRKEGTFQSEEAFTEEVRHHLNRGFIESIKKEHLWMNRPKHFTMLHEIYYSQQQKLPEQKVKKITGRLQNTVKNFYASQTFADVLKKDRMEFIDAETFRFMKSDGVKIFVVMDLVYKDTSENKWIIVDWKTGKSSEEDRNQLALYALYLKQKYDIESLDDIIIRNEYLVEGTYVEHQLTEQDLINVQNLYQVSMKEMQRYLEDPEKNAPLPLQQFPMQDNPRICAHCNYQELCFPDSHV; encoded by the coding sequence ATGTTTGAAGTGAAGCCTTACCCGGAATTATCCTGGTCCATATCCAGACATAAAACGATGCTTCAATGTTTAAGAAAGTACGCCTATGACTATTACGCTTCCCACAACGGCTGGTTAAGCCAGTCTGACAGTTTGGCGAAACAAGCTTATCGGTTAAAGAAAATAACGAACTTGGAAATGCATTTCGGAAGCGTTGTCCACGATCTGATCTACCAGACTATCCAACAAGTCCGTAAAGAAGGAACATTCCAATCCGAGGAAGCTTTTACAGAAGAAGTGCGTCATCACTTGAATAGAGGTTTTATCGAATCCATTAAGAAAGAGCATTTGTGGATGAATCGTCCGAAGCACTTTACCATGCTTCATGAAATCTATTACAGCCAGCAGCAAAAGCTCCCGGAACAAAAAGTGAAGAAAATTACCGGGCGTCTTCAAAATACAGTGAAGAATTTCTACGCAAGCCAGACATTCGCAGACGTGCTGAAGAAGGACCGTATGGAGTTCATTGATGCAGAAACGTTCCGGTTCATGAAGAGCGACGGCGTCAAAATATTCGTCGTCATGGACCTGGTCTATAAGGATACATCCGAAAACAAATGGATTATCGTCGATTGGAAAACAGGTAAATCTTCAGAAGAAGACCGGAATCAGCTCGCCCTGTATGCACTCTACCTGAAGCAGAAGTATGACATCGAATCCCTTGATGACATCATCATACGAAATGAATACCTTGTGGAGGGTACGTATGTGGAGCACCAACTGACCGAACAGGATTTAATCAATGTCCAAAACCTCTATCAAGTAAGCATGAAAGAGATGCAGCGTTATTTGGAGGATCCGGAAAAGAACGCTCCCCTTCCTCTGCAGCAGTTTCCAATGCAGGATAATCCGCGTATCTGCGCCCATTGTAATTACCAGGAATTATGCTTCCCCGACTCCCATGTTTAA
- a CDS encoding tetratricopeptide repeat protein: MKGTLIKQHRKFKNMTLEELASGICSVSYLSKIEHNTINASDEIYRLLGQRLNIKLTDINQDFDERIYQDLLEWHEAAQMRDFPLMKKMKEKCRISLEDNKNILLVNLFNVILVRHEMTMTGNPIPEQTLKELKDIVQDASSEYRFFFYKTVGIHYLLQGELREALRHFREAKRLMSTLPWKEGEVYYHLALTYSKTRSYVESTYYAFLALEEYKSSLHYSRMVDNYIIIAINYNSLGVLEIAEEFLHKVLKVAKYHLPPVERRRIYHNLGTNYIYQEKYDLAFEYLNKAYEIPTEERDFISGTIYLLALTSYQSGDMDLCKQYIRDGEIESEKDGLLKFQHKFYILKNRIHGKTRDDAFIDKLENEIIPDFRRLNEYKDYKEAVEMLANLYYQKRMYKKAATYYKEANNYKLTQKADLV; this comes from the coding sequence ATGAAAGGTACGTTGATTAAACAACATCGCAAATTTAAGAATATGACATTGGAAGAATTAGCTTCTGGAATTTGCTCAGTATCCTACTTAAGTAAAATTGAACACAACACAATAAACGCCAGTGACGAGATCTATCGTTTATTAGGACAACGTTTGAACATCAAACTGACCGATATTAACCAAGACTTCGATGAACGTATATATCAGGATCTTCTTGAATGGCACGAAGCAGCACAGATGAGGGACTTTCCACTAATGAAGAAGATGAAGGAGAAGTGCAGAATCTCCCTTGAGGACAATAAGAACATTCTGCTGGTCAACCTTTTCAACGTCATTCTGGTAAGGCATGAAATGACGATGACTGGAAACCCGATTCCTGAACAAACGCTTAAAGAATTGAAAGATATCGTGCAGGATGCTTCCAGTGAATACAGATTTTTCTTCTACAAAACTGTCGGTATTCATTACCTCCTTCAAGGAGAATTACGTGAAGCACTTCGGCATTTCCGTGAAGCAAAGCGGTTAATGTCTACCCTTCCTTGGAAAGAAGGAGAAGTTTATTACCATCTTGCGCTAACCTACTCTAAAACAAGGTCCTATGTAGAATCCACTTACTATGCTTTTCTAGCCTTGGAAGAATACAAGTCCAGTCTCCATTATTCACGAATGGTGGATAATTACATCATCATCGCCATCAACTACAATTCCCTGGGAGTATTGGAAATTGCAGAAGAATTTCTACACAAAGTTTTAAAAGTGGCAAAATATCATCTTCCCCCCGTGGAACGAAGGCGCATCTATCACAACCTCGGTACCAACTACATCTACCAAGAGAAATATGACCTGGCCTTTGAATATTTAAACAAAGCTTATGAAATCCCTACAGAAGAAAGGGACTTCATATCAGGTACCATCTATCTCCTTGCGCTTACCAGCTACCAATCCGGAGATATGGACTTGTGTAAGCAATACATCAGAGATGGGGAAATAGAATCCGAGAAAGATGGACTTCTTAAATTCCAACATAAGTTTTATATATTGAAGAACCGCATCCACGGAAAGACCCGTGACGATGCTTTCATCGATAAATTAGAAAACGAAATCATCCCTGATTTTCGCAGGCTGAATGAATACAAGGACTACAAGGAAGCAGTGGAAATGCTGGCGAACCTGTATTATCAAAAACGAATGTACAAAAAAGCGGCAACGTACTATAAAGAAGCCAACAACTACAAACTTACGCAAAAAGCTGACCTTGTATAA
- a CDS encoding NADP-dependent oxidoreductase yields the protein MNREIQLVQRPEAVPTHEHFKMVETQTPDPQNGEVLVKLLYASVDPYMRGRMNDTKSYVAPFQLNEPLEGGVVAEVVKSESDALKEGDVITGMLPWKEYVIAKADQVRKVDTSLGPVTTSLGILGMPGLTAYFGLMDIGQPKQGETLVVSGAAGAVGSAVVQIGKIQGLHVVGIAGSDEKLAYVKDTLGADEVINYKKENVAEALEKACPNGVDIYFDNVGADISDAVYPLLNKFARISQCGAIASYNVPNDQGPRIQMHLIKSSALLKGFTVGDYADRFSEGFEYLSKWVKEGKLTYEETIVDGFENLPDAFFGLFEGKNLGKLLVKVSEPSSK from the coding sequence ATGAATCGTGAAATTCAATTAGTTCAAAGACCTGAAGCTGTACCAACACATGAACATTTCAAAATGGTCGAAACACAAACACCGGACCCGCAGAATGGAGAAGTACTCGTCAAGCTGCTCTACGCATCTGTAGACCCATACATGCGAGGCAGAATGAATGATACGAAATCCTATGTTGCGCCGTTCCAACTAAACGAGCCACTAGAAGGCGGCGTGGTTGCGGAAGTCGTAAAATCAGAAAGCGATGCTTTGAAAGAAGGCGACGTCATCACTGGAATGCTTCCATGGAAGGAATACGTGATTGCCAAGGCCGATCAAGTACGTAAAGTAGATACAAGCCTGGGGCCTGTGACAACATCTCTTGGAATTCTAGGTATGCCTGGATTGACGGCTTACTTCGGACTCATGGATATCGGCCAGCCGAAACAAGGCGAAACACTTGTCGTATCCGGAGCTGCCGGTGCCGTTGGTTCCGCAGTCGTCCAAATTGGTAAGATCCAAGGACTCCACGTTGTCGGAATCGCCGGATCTGATGAGAAACTTGCCTACGTGAAAGACACGCTCGGCGCAGATGAAGTTATCAATTATAAGAAAGAAAACGTTGCGGAAGCTTTAGAGAAAGCATGCCCGAACGGTGTAGACATCTACTTTGATAACGTAGGTGCCGACATTTCTGATGCGGTTTATCCGTTGCTTAATAAGTTTGCCCGCATTTCTCAATGTGGTGCCATCGCTTCTTACAACGTACCGAACGACCAAGGCCCGCGCATCCAGATGCACCTGATCAAATCCAGTGCGCTTCTTAAAGGCTTTACTGTAGGCGACTATGCAGATCGTTTCTCTGAAGGATTCGAATACTTGTCCAAATGGGTGAAAGAAGGAAAGCTCACCTATGAGGAGACGATTGTGGACGGTTTCGAGAATCTTCCTGATGCATTCTTCGGATTGTTCGAAGGGAAAAACCTTGGTAAACTACTGGTGAAAGTTTCTGAACCATCTTCTAAATAA
- a CDS encoding thiol-disulfide oxidoreductase DCC family protein — translation MKHIVFYDAQCPFCFYVKKTFRAFDWQNRIKWVSVQETEKTDRYPYLEGRPVLEEIHMLTKEGEIVQGFHTIRKLLLALPLFSVFGILLSLPGMSTIGSPLYRFVSDHRHQWFGRYDIPRYE, via the coding sequence ATGAAACATATTGTTTTTTATGATGCACAGTGTCCATTCTGTTTCTATGTGAAGAAGACTTTCCGAGCATTCGATTGGCAGAATCGTATTAAATGGGTATCTGTTCAGGAAACGGAGAAAACAGACAGGTATCCTTATCTGGAAGGAAGACCTGTTCTGGAAGAGATTCATATGTTGACGAAAGAAGGAGAAATCGTTCAGGGGTTCCATACAATCCGCAAACTGCTGCTGGCCCTTCCGCTGTTCTCTGTTTTCGGTATTCTGTTATCTCTACCCGGGATGAGCACCATCGGTTCCCCGCTCTACCGGTTCGTATCCGATCATCGCCACCAATGGTTCGGACGCTATGATATCCCTAGATATGAATGA
- a CDS encoding alpha/beta fold hydrolase, whose translation MKLYTNIQGEGDPLVFLHSGLQTGSSDFQKHAEHFSKSFKVIRPDLRGHGNSFSGDFTNYFEDAGEDLKETLDGLELDSVHIAASSLGSLAALSFACKYPECVKSLTISGIQAVKPKKWSDMHRQEVDHQRKLLREEAFVQYFNQLHNTNWRELIYLSREENWYPFYLTKALPGIGVPTLYLAGEQNGPEVKAAHLFSGYDHIHTAVLPFAGHLVHNDQPEWYINLLERFLSEFEEY comes from the coding sequence ATGAAGCTGTATACCAATATTCAAGGAGAAGGCGATCCGCTTGTATTTCTGCACAGCGGTCTTCAGACAGGCAGCAGTGACTTCCAAAAGCATGCAGAGCACTTCAGTAAGTCCTTTAAGGTAATTAGACCTGATCTGCGGGGACACGGGAATTCATTCAGCGGTGATTTTACCAATTACTTCGAAGACGCAGGCGAGGATTTAAAGGAAACACTGGACGGACTCGAATTAGATTCGGTACATATAGCTGCCAGTTCGTTAGGATCTCTCGCAGCTCTCAGTTTTGCCTGCAAGTATCCGGAATGCGTAAAGAGCCTTACTATTTCCGGAATTCAAGCAGTAAAACCAAAGAAGTGGAGCGACATGCACCGTCAGGAGGTCGACCATCAACGGAAGCTCCTGCGGGAAGAAGCGTTTGTTCAATACTTTAATCAGCTCCATAATACGAATTGGCGGGAGCTGATCTATCTATCCAGGGAAGAGAACTGGTATCCCTTTTACTTAACGAAGGCTTTGCCGGGAATTGGAGTTCCGACGCTTTACCTTGCCGGAGAACAGAATGGACCGGAAGTGAAAGCAGCTCACCTCTTTTCCGGCTATGATCACATCCATACAGCTGTCCTCCCTTTTGCCGGGCACCTGGTCCATAACGACCAGCCGGAGTGGTATATAAATCTACTGGAACGTTTTCTCTCAGAATTCGAAGAGTACTAG
- a CDS encoding SDR family oxidoreductase, with amino-acid sequence MKVLVAGANGHTGRLLIQYLKEAGHEPYGLIRKEEQKAIVEELGGIPVLGDVTRSDVGHAVKGMDAVMFAAGSGSKTGDDQTEAVDRDGAVNLAKATEKLGIKKFIMLSGMAAGEPERGPKELEFYMKMKGEADEYLKTTELDYTIVRPGGLTHESGTSKIKVGDKLESGTISREDVAKTMIAALQEPQAYHKTFEMIEGDTQIEDALKSL; translated from the coding sequence ATGAAAGTACTAGTTGCAGGAGCAAACGGTCATACAGGTCGTCTTCTCATCCAATATTTAAAAGAAGCCGGCCACGAGCCTTACGGACTGATTCGTAAAGAAGAGCAGAAAGCGATAGTGGAAGAGCTGGGCGGTATCCCTGTCCTTGGCGATGTGACGCGTTCTGATGTCGGGCATGCCGTTAAAGGAATGGATGCCGTCATGTTCGCAGCCGGTTCCGGTTCCAAAACAGGCGATGATCAGACGGAAGCAGTCGACCGGGATGGTGCCGTCAACCTGGCGAAAGCGACGGAAAAACTCGGCATTAAAAAATTCATTATGCTTTCAGGAATGGCGGCCGGTGAGCCGGAACGCGGTCCGAAAGAATTGGAATTCTATATGAAAATGAAGGGCGAAGCAGACGAATACCTGAAGACGACGGAACTCGATTACACCATTGTCCGTCCAGGCGGCTTAACTCATGAGTCCGGTACAAGTAAGATTAAGGTAGGAGATAAATTAGAGAGCGGCACGATATCCCGTGAAGATGTCGCGAAAACAATGATTGCAGCCCTGCAAGAGCCACAGGCCTATCACAAAACTTTTGAAATGATCGAAGGAGACACCCAGATTGAAGATGCATTAAAATCTCTATAA
- a CDS encoding MGMT family protein, giving the protein MKPFTEKVLAIIQKIPEGSVSTYGQVARLAGNRRAARQVSRILHAMSDKYSLPWHRVVNRNGEIVLSGEERAHLQQLKLEAEGMTVIHGKVSLNTYQIQDEVVLSSLSDEEGWLDDV; this is encoded by the coding sequence TTGAAACCTTTTACCGAGAAAGTCCTGGCAATTATTCAAAAGATACCAGAAGGGTCGGTCTCGACTTACGGACAGGTGGCGCGCCTTGCAGGAAACCGGAGAGCAGCCAGACAAGTATCGCGCATTCTCCATGCGATGAGTGATAAATACAGCCTGCCTTGGCATCGAGTCGTAAATAGAAACGGAGAAATTGTGCTCTCAGGAGAAGAGCGCGCTCACCTTCAGCAGCTCAAACTTGAAGCAGAAGGAATGACGGTCATCCATGGCAAGGTTTCACTTAACACCTACCAGATCCAGGATGAAGTTGTTCTGAGCTCCTTATCAGATGAAGAAGGATGGTTAGACGATGTTTGA
- the thiD gene encoding bifunctional hydroxymethylpyrimidine kinase/phosphomethylpyrimidine kinase, whose product MSIPKVLSIAGSAAQGSAGIQADLKTFEEFDVYGMSAVTAIVANNSTTKQGIFTQPLEAVEAQIHASLEHVGVDALKTGMLFTEEIIDLTARLIKEANVSNVVVDPVMIGKMGSQLLKDEAIAALVEKLIPQAAIITPNLQEGARLVNSPVPENPDDMKMMARDLYQLGASYVLLKGGALEGHPAVDILYDGTSITELESERVQTIHTSGAGCTYSAAIAAELAKGSSVEDAVRRAKSFVTTAIRYALSFDRGIGSTFHAAHRLKKD is encoded by the coding sequence ATGAGTATACCGAAAGTGTTAAGTATCGCCGGCTCAGCAGCTCAAGGGAGCGCGGGCATACAAGCTGATTTAAAAACCTTTGAGGAGTTCGATGTCTATGGCATGAGCGCTGTAACGGCCATAGTCGCAAATAATAGTACAACAAAGCAGGGGATTTTCACACAGCCTTTAGAAGCAGTGGAGGCTCAGATCCATGCTTCTTTGGAACATGTTGGCGTCGATGCTCTTAAGACAGGGATGTTATTCACGGAAGAGATCATTGATCTGACAGCAAGACTTATAAAAGAAGCGAATGTGTCGAACGTCGTCGTCGACCCTGTCATGATCGGAAAGATGGGTTCCCAGCTGCTAAAGGATGAAGCTATCGCAGCGCTTGTGGAGAAGTTGATTCCGCAGGCTGCCATTATCACTCCGAACCTTCAGGAGGGCGCCCGTTTGGTGAATAGCCCTGTCCCTGAGAACCCAGACGATATGAAGATGATGGCGAGGGACCTCTATCAATTAGGCGCTTCTTACGTCCTTCTTAAAGGCGGTGCTTTGGAAGGACATCCAGCTGTCGATATCTTATATGATGGTACGAGCATCACGGAGCTTGAGTCGGAACGAGTGCAGACCATCCATACGAGTGGAGCCGGCTGTACCTATTCCGCAGCGATTGCAGCTGAATTAGCGAAAGGCAGTTCTGTAGAGGATGCGGTCCGCCGTGCGAAATCGTTTGTGACAACAGCGATTCGTTATGCATTATCCTTCGACCGCGGCATCGGTTCGACCTTTCACGCTGCCCATCGATTAAAAAAAGATTAA
- the exaC gene encoding acetaldehyde dehydrogenase ExaC: MVYAFPNTEGSPVQFKERYDNFIGGEWTAPVKGQYFENVTPVTGKSFCQVARSTEEDIELALDAAHKAKDAWGRTSVTERSLILNRIADRMEENLEKLAVAETWENGKAVRETLNADIPLAVDHFRYFASVIRSQEGTIGEIDEDTIAYHFQEPLGVVGQIIPWNFPILMAVWKIAPALAAGNAIVLKPAEQTPSSILYLLEMIEDLLPAGVLNVVNGFGLEAGKPLAQSPRVNKVAFTGETTTGRMIMQYASQNIIPVTLELGGKSPNIFFEDVMREDDDFLDKTIEGMVLFALNQGEVCTCPSRALIQESIYDEFMDRAVKRVKEIKTGNPLDPEVMMGAQASSEQLEKILSYLEIGKDEGAECLVGGARNDIGGDFKEGYYVQPTIFKGNNNMRIFQEEIFGPVLSVTTFKDKEEAMAIANDTLYGLGAGVWTRDMNTAYRFGRGIEAGRVWTNCYHAYPAHAAFGGYKMSGVGRENHKMMLSHYQQTKNMLVSYSPKKLGFF; the protein is encoded by the coding sequence ATGGTCTATGCATTTCCGAACACAGAAGGCTCTCCGGTACAATTCAAAGAACGCTATGATAACTTTATCGGAGGAGAATGGACGGCACCCGTTAAAGGGCAATACTTCGAAAACGTCACACCGGTGACCGGCAAATCCTTCTGCCAAGTAGCTAGGTCGACAGAAGAGGACATAGAACTTGCACTGGATGCCGCTCATAAGGCGAAAGATGCCTGGGGGCGGACATCTGTGACCGAACGGTCGCTCATCCTGAACAGGATTGCCGATCGTATGGAAGAGAACCTTGAAAAGCTCGCCGTCGCAGAAACATGGGAAAATGGGAAGGCGGTTCGGGAAACGCTGAATGCTGATATTCCTCTTGCTGTAGATCACTTCCGCTACTTCGCTTCTGTTATCCGCTCTCAAGAAGGAACCATCGGCGAAATTGATGAAGATACGATCGCTTACCATTTCCAAGAGCCGCTTGGAGTCGTCGGGCAGATCATTCCTTGGAACTTCCCGATTCTAATGGCGGTTTGGAAAATTGCACCTGCACTTGCTGCCGGGAATGCTATCGTTCTGAAGCCGGCGGAGCAGACGCCTTCTTCTATCCTTTACCTGCTGGAAATGATTGAAGACCTGCTGCCGGCTGGTGTATTGAATGTCGTAAACGGCTTCGGACTGGAGGCAGGCAAGCCGCTCGCCCAGAGTCCGCGTGTCAACAAAGTCGCCTTTACTGGTGAAACGACGACCGGGCGGATGATCATGCAGTATGCATCCCAAAACATTATCCCGGTAACCCTCGAGCTTGGCGGAAAATCACCGAACATTTTCTTCGAGGACGTCATGAGGGAAGATGATGACTTCCTTGATAAGACAATAGAAGGAATGGTGCTATTTGCATTAAACCAGGGGGAAGTCTGTACATGTCCTTCCCGCGCCTTGATTCAGGAGTCTATCTATGACGAGTTCATGGATCGTGCTGTCAAACGGGTGAAAGAGATCAAGACAGGCAACCCGCTCGATCCGGAAGTAATGATGGGAGCCCAGGCATCTTCTGAACAATTGGAAAAGATCCTCTCTTATCTGGAGATTGGTAAAGATGAAGGTGCAGAATGCCTTGTCGGAGGAGCCCGTAATGACATCGGCGGCGACTTCAAAGAAGGATATTATGTCCAACCGACCATATTCAAAGGAAACAACAATATGCGCATCTTCCAGGAAGAGATTTTCGGTCCTGTGTTATCCGTAACGACCTTCAAAGACAAAGAAGAAGCAATGGCCATTGCCAATGACACCCTTTACGGCCTTGGAGCCGGTGTATGGACCCGTGATATGAACACCGCCTATCGTTTCGGTCGTGGCATTGAAGCAGGACGCGTGTGGACGAACTGCTATCACGCCTACCCTGCCCACGCAGCATTCGGTGGATATAAGATGTCCGGAGTCGGCCGGGAAAACCACAAGATGATGCTGAGCCATTACCAACAGACGAAGAATATGCTCGTAAGCTACAGCCCTAAGAAACTTGGATTCTTTTAA